Proteins from a single region of Aquirhabdus parva:
- a CDS encoding Dyp-type peroxidase — protein sequence MSPQSGILPPIPGYARFLILNIEQLGLDPLKAQLTKFEETRNRLLTQYPHSRLSTSIGFGVELWQRLGLGMPSGFHALQPLIGKGTSDKFTMPATGGDLLFHIHSDRADLCFILAQVFMQGISNQVQVLDERSAFSYLDHRDLTGFIDGTENPQGYDDRAEATLLGEDHGKYAGGSFAFSQRFVHDLATWNRLKVDAQEHVFGRSKLESIEQPEGIKRTNSHIGRVVIEDAQGEELEIVRHSMPYGDASGDQGLFFQAYTKDLTVIDRMLSRMYGIEDGIGDRMLNFVTPVSGAYFFVPSQNLLDDLIDA from the coding sequence TTGTCTCCGCAGTCGGGTATTTTGCCTCCGATTCCTGGCTATGCCCGCTTCTTAATTTTGAATATTGAGCAGTTGGGGCTTGATCCGTTAAAAGCACAGCTCACCAAATTTGAAGAGACGCGCAATCGGCTTTTGACTCAATATCCTCATTCACGTTTATCCACGTCAATTGGTTTTGGGGTGGAGCTGTGGCAGCGGTTGGGCTTAGGCATGCCGAGCGGATTCCATGCCTTACAACCGCTGATTGGCAAAGGCACTTCCGATAAGTTCACCATGCCTGCTACAGGCGGTGATCTACTGTTCCATATCCATAGTGATCGCGCGGATCTGTGCTTTATCTTGGCACAAGTGTTTATGCAGGGGATTAGCAATCAGGTTCAGGTCTTGGATGAGCGCAGTGCGTTTAGTTATCTGGATCATCGTGATCTCACTGGATTTATAGACGGCACCGAGAATCCGCAAGGTTATGACGACCGGGCAGAAGCCACTTTGCTGGGAGAGGATCACGGCAAATATGCTGGCGGGAGCTTTGCCTTCAGTCAGCGCTTCGTGCATGACCTTGCCACGTGGAACCGCCTGAAAGTCGATGCACAAGAGCATGTATTTGGTCGTTCCAAGCTTGAAAGCATTGAGCAACCCGAAGGTATCAAACGCACCAATTCACATATTGGTCGAGTGGTCATCGAAGATGCACAAGGGGAAGAGCTGGAGATCGTGCGACATAGCATGCCATACGGTGATGCGAGTGGCGACCAAGGCTTATTCTTTCAGGCCTATACCAAAGATCTCACCGTGATTGATCGGATGCTGTCGCGGATGTACGGCATTGAAGATGGTATTGGGGATCGGATGCTGAATTTCGTGACACCGGTCAGCGGTGCCTACTTCTTTGTGCCATCCCAAAATCTGTTGGATGATTTGATCGACGCGTAA